Within Leptospira noumeaensis, the genomic segment GGTATTGGGGTTTGCAATTTTTGAATTCAAAGGGATAAAAAAGATAGAAACTAAAAAATAATACGTATTTAATTTCCTATGGCAGATGCGAGATGAGACATCGTTTCCGCTGTTTCTTTGTTATTCGGGAAAAAAGTTTCAATCTTTAATTCTTGTAATCCGACGTCCAAAGGAGTTCCAAACGAGGAAATCACCGATAAAAAAGACAAAACCTTTCCTTCAAAGGAAACATCAATGCTGATGAGTGGTAAATTTTCTTTAGGAACAAACTCAATTTGATCTTGGGGTAAAAAAGAGGTAATCTTTTGATACAACTCGAAATTTTCCTTTTTGCCAAGTCTTGCTTCCTGTCGCAATCTTCCCAATAAATAAGCGGAAACTTCTTCCCAGTTGATCAAATACTTTCTGAAACCGTCAGGGTGAAAAATCAATTCCATAAGATTTTGACCAATCGTAAACGATCCAGGAAATAAATGAGAGAACAGAAGTCCCGCAGAATGATTCATTCTAAGTACTTTCCAACTTGAATTGATTAGAATTGCTGGATAAGGTTCTTGT encodes:
- a CDS encoding helix-turn-helix domain-containing protein, which produces MSEFIFEKLTFYIGSGLDEINDSHDNGFQMKNGFGDQLREWRKLRKKSQLELALDAEISSKHISFLETGRANPSKEMIHRLSDVLDIPFRERNLLMLGAGLSPSYSDQKIDDPSMKSVSDAIHFILKQQEPYPAILINSSWKVLRMNHSAGLLFSHLFPGSFTIGQNLMELIFHPDGFRKYLINWEEVSAYLLGRLRQEARLGKKENFELYQKITSFLPQDQIEFVPKENLPLISIDVSFEGKVLSFLSVISSFGTPLDVGLQELKIETFFPNNKETAETMSHLASAIGN